Proteins co-encoded in one Flavivirga eckloniae genomic window:
- a CDS encoding pseudouridine synthase, whose amino-acid sequence MSKERNNKSKGKTSFGGSKKNFKKSFVKGDASFKKNDAQQNKKPSNPNEIRLNKYVANSGMCSRREADVHIATGLVSVNGKVVTEMGYKVKMGDEVKYDGARIYPEKKAYVLLNKPKGFATTTSEGKGRTVMDLVANATASRIKPIGRLGRNSKGLLLFTNDDIIVDKFTNSKNGVPRLFHIELNKNLKLEDLKKIQAGFKIEDKLIAVEEISYIDGASKKEIGLKIKNTGNTIIRSIFDYLKYDIESLDCVAIGHLTKKDIPRGSWKHLTEQELNTLKML is encoded by the coding sequence ATGAGCAAGGAACGCAATAATAAAAGCAAGGGAAAGACTTCGTTTGGAGGTTCAAAGAAAAACTTCAAGAAAAGTTTTGTGAAGGGAGATGCCTCTTTTAAAAAAAATGATGCTCAGCAAAATAAAAAACCGTCTAATCCAAACGAGATTAGATTAAATAAATATGTGGCTAATTCCGGAATGTGTTCGCGCCGGGAAGCCGATGTTCATATTGCCACAGGCTTAGTTTCTGTAAACGGGAAGGTGGTTACCGAAATGGGATATAAAGTTAAGATGGGGGATGAGGTTAAATACGACGGTGCACGTATTTATCCGGAAAAGAAAGCCTACGTACTTCTTAACAAACCTAAAGGTTTTGCTACCACAACAAGCGAAGGGAAAGGTAGAACGGTTATGGATTTGGTTGCTAATGCTACAGCTTCCAGAATAAAACCTATAGGTCGTTTGGGTAGAAACTCAAAAGGATTATTGTTATTTACAAATGATGATATCATTGTAGATAAGTTTACAAACTCTAAAAATGGCGTGCCTCGATTATTTCACATAGAATTAAATAAAAACTTAAAGCTGGAAGACTTAAAAAAGATCCAGGCTGGTTTTAAAATTGAAGACAAACTAATAGCTGTGGAAGAGATTAGTTATATCGATGGTGCTTCAAAAAAAGAAATAGGTCTTAAAATTAAAAATACAGGAAACACGATTATTCGTTCCATATTCGATTATTTAAAGTATGACATTGAAAGTTTAGACTGCGTTGCTATTGGTCACCTTACTAAAAAGGATATTCCTCGCGGATCGTGGAAACATCTTACTGAACAGGAGCTAAATACATTAAAAATGCTTTAA
- a CDS encoding mannosyltransferase: MLLSSSFFKLNRTPLLLTVSCLLFYFSFAYNLTRTEYTKLIMLYVALFFLFYKLVKLLKHNLSLLTWIAFGFRAVFILAIPNLSQDFYRFIWDGYMILTGFNPYLYTADHQMSLGIITGLHNQIELYEGMGALNSSHFTNYPPINQLCFVIANLFPGTSILSSVIGLRLIIIAADFGTLYFGKKLLEKLNIPAHNIFWYILNPFIIIELTGNLHFEGVMIFFLIWSLYLLYSGKWQWAAVVLALSISVKLIPLIFLPLFFQYFMKRNVISNEQNNEKPPIDKQIALSLPPRNNTLNGIKKLIGFYTIVLITTVLLFAPFYSSEFVNNYAKTVGLWFQNFEFNASIYYLAREIGYLFRGYNEIAIIGKVTPIIVVLFVFIITFFRKNKTTVELITAMVLVLSFYYFTATTVHPWYVATLLILSVFTKYKFPLVWSFVIILSYLAYINLNSADKSENLWIIGLEYVIVYGVLFWEIFTKKHYSSISSKRWIL; this comes from the coding sequence ATGCTTTTAAGCTCCTCTTTTTTTAAACTAAATAGAACGCCGTTACTGCTAACGGTATCATGTTTATTATTTTATTTTTCTTTTGCTTACAATTTAACCAGAACAGAATACACAAAGCTTATTATGCTATATGTTGCTTTGTTCTTTTTATTCTATAAACTGGTTAAATTACTAAAGCATAATTTATCACTTTTAACATGGATTGCTTTTGGGTTTCGTGCCGTCTTTATTTTAGCAATTCCTAACTTATCTCAAGATTTTTATCGTTTTATTTGGGATGGTTATATGATATTAACCGGGTTTAACCCTTACCTATACACTGCCGACCATCAAATGAGTTTGGGTATTATAACCGGACTTCATAATCAGATCGAGTTGTATGAAGGCATGGGCGCATTAAATTCTAGCCATTTTACTAATTACCCTCCAATAAATCAGCTTTGTTTTGTAATTGCCAACCTATTTCCCGGAACAAGTATTTTAAGTTCTGTGATTGGTTTAAGGCTCATTATTATTGCTGCCGATTTTGGTACGCTTTATTTTGGCAAAAAGCTACTTGAAAAGCTCAACATTCCTGCTCATAATATCTTTTGGTATATTTTAAATCCCTTTATTATTATTGAGTTAACAGGCAACCTTCACTTTGAAGGGGTTATGATATTTTTTCTTATTTGGAGTTTGTATTTATTATATTCTGGGAAGTGGCAATGGGCTGCGGTTGTTTTAGCTTTATCTATTTCGGTTAAGTTAATTCCGCTCATATTTTTGCCTTTGTTTTTTCAATATTTTATGAAACGTAATGTTATTTCGAATGAACAAAACAACGAGAAGCCTCCTATTGATAAACAGATTGCTTTGTCGTTACCTCCTCGCAATAACACATTAAATGGAATTAAAAAACTAATTGGGTTTTACACCATTGTTTTAATAACTACAGTCTTGTTGTTTGCTCCCTTTTATTCATCAGAATTCGTAAACAATTATGCAAAAACGGTTGGTTTATGGTTTCAAAACTTTGAGTTTAATGCCAGTATTTACTACTTAGCACGGGAAATTGGGTATTTGTTTAGGGGCTATAATGAAATAGCCATTATTGGTAAAGTGACTCCTATTATTGTTGTTCTATTTGTTTTTATTATAACATTTTTCAGGAAAAATAAAACAACCGTTGAGCTTATAACGGCTATGGTATTGGTATTATCTTTTTATTATTTCACAGCAACCACGGTACACCCTTGGTACGTTGCAACCCTTTTAATACTTTCTGTATTTACCAAATACAAATTCCCGTTGGTTTGGAGTTTTGTTATTATACTAAGCTACCTGGCTTATATAAACCTTAACAGTGCCGACAAATCTGAAAACCTATGGATTATTGGTTTGGAATACGTGATTGTTTATGGGGTACTTTTCTGGGAAATATTCACAAAGAAGCATTATTCCTCCATAAGCTCTAAACGTTGGATCCTATAA